Proteins co-encoded in one Plectropomus leopardus isolate mb chromosome 14, YSFRI_Pleo_2.0, whole genome shotgun sequence genomic window:
- the gjb3 gene encoding gap junction protein beta 3: MDWKTFQALLSGVNKYSTAFGRVWLSVVFVFRVMVYVVAAERVWGDEQKDFDCNTKQPGCANVCYDHFFPISHIRLWALQLIFVTCPSFMVVMHVAYRDDRERKHRAKHGENSKLYNNTGKKHGGLWWTYLISLFVKTGIEVSFLYILHRVYDSFYLPRLVKCSVDPCPNLVDCYIGHPTEKKVFTYFMVGASALCIILNICEIIYLISKRIVRCANKVKRRNRNMAVHHEDYSKEPFNDCDVDMSKMDLKDKPPSFRSAFKSSNRLQGLKLEERIRASAPNLSTSS; the protein is encoded by the coding sequence ATGGACTGGAAGACTTTCCAAGCCCTGCTCAGCGGGGTGAACAAATACTCCACTGCGTTTGGGCGGGTATGGCtgtctgtggtgtttgtgtTCAGGGTGATGGTGTACGTGGTGGCAGCGGAGCGTGTGTGGGGTGACGAGCAGAAGGACTTTGACTGCAATACAAAGCAGCCTGGCTGTGCCAACGTCTGCTACGACCACTTCTTCCCCATCTCCCACATCCGCCTGTGGGCCCTGCAGCTCATCTTCGTCACCTGCCCGTCCTTCATGGTGGTGATGCACGTGGCGTACCGCGATGATCGCGAGCGCAAGCACAGGGCGAAGCATGGGGAAAACAGCAAGCTGTACAACAACACGGGCAAGAAGCACGGCGGCTTGTGGTGGACCTATCTGATCAGCCTCTTTGTAAAGACGGGCATTGAGGTCTCCTTCCTCTACATCCTGCATCGCGTCTACGACAGCTTCTACCTGCCGAGGCTGGTCAAGTGCAGTGTGGATCCTTGTCCCAACCTGGTGGACTGCTACATCGGCCACCCCACTGAGAAGAAGGTCTTCACCTATTTCATGGTGGGAGCGTCGGCCCTCTGCATCATCCTAAACATCTGTGAGATCATTTATCTCATCTCCAAACGCATTGTGCGATGCGCCAACAAGGTCAAGAGGCGCAATCGCAACATGGCCGTGCATCATGAGGACTACAGCAAGGAACCCTTTAACGATTGTGACGTGGATATGTCGAAGATGGACCTGAAGGACAAGCCTCCGTCCTTTAGGAGTGCGTTCAAGTCTTCAAACCGGCTGCAGGGACTCAAACTGGAAGAGAGGATTCGGGCATCTGCTCCGAACCTGTCCACTTCTTCGTGA
- the gjb10 gene encoding gap junction protein beta 10 — MNWAFLQGLLSGVNKYSTAFGRVWLSIVFLFRVMVFVVAAEKVWGDEQKDFKCNTAQPGCHNVCYDHFFPVSHVRLWALQLIFVTCPSLLVVMHVAYRDDRERKHRLKYGENCRRLYQNTGKKRGGLWWTYVLTLVFKIAVDATFVYLLYHIYEGYDFPSLIKCEQKPCPNKVDCFIARPTEKRIFTIFMVVTSLACILLSIFEILYLVGKRCRECFSSVHNSRHHMTNTLSSGSNLMESNTLKGTGKSTPETPAPSYAVAIS, encoded by the coding sequence ATGAACTGGGCATTCCTCCAGGGCCTCCTCAGTGGGGTGAACAAGTACTCCACAGCGTTTGGCCGAGTGTGGCTCTCTATTGTCTTCCTCTTCAGGGTCATGGTGTTTGTGGTGGCGGCGGAGAAGGTATGGGGTGATGAACAGAAAGACTTCAAGTGCAACACGGCTCAGCCGGGCTGCCACAACGTCTGCTATGACCACTTCTTCCCCGTCTCCCACGTCCGTCTTTGGGCCCTGCAGCTCATCTTTGTCACCTGCCCCTCTCTCCTGGTGGTCATGCATGTAGCCTACAGGGACGACAGGGAGCGAAAACATCGGCTTAAGTACGGCGAAAACTGCCGCCGCCTCTACCAGAACACGGGGAAGAAGCGCGGAGGCCTGTGGTGGACATATGTCCTCACTTTGGTCTTCAAAATAGCCGTAGACGCCACCTTCGTCTACCTCCTGTACCACATTTACGAGGGTTACGACTTCCCCTCGCTCATCAAATGTGAGCAGAAACCCTGTCCCAACAAGGTGGACTGCTTCATCGCTCGGCCCACCGAGAAACGCATCTTCACCATCTTCATGGTGGTCACCAGTCTTGCCTGCATCCTTCTCTCTATCTTTGAAATCCTCTACCTGGTTGGCAAACGCTGCCGTGAATGTTTCAGCTCGGTCCATAACTCTCGCCACCACATGACCAACACGCTGTCCAGCGGAAGCAACTTGATGGAGTCAAATACTCTAAAGGGGACGGGCAAATCCACCCCTGAAACACCTGCTCCTTCATACGCCGTTGCCATATCTTGA
- the ppie gene encoding peptidyl-prolyl cis-trans isomerase E, with amino-acid sequence MAANKRVLYVGGLAEEVDEKVLHAAFIPFGDITDIQIPLDYETEKHRGFAFIEFELAEDAAAAIDNMNESELFGRTIRVNTAKPMRIKEGSSRPVWSDDDWLKKFSGKTAEEAEAEAAGGETTKITTQEEEPPAKKGRVNPQVYMDIKIGNKPAGRLRFLLRADIVPMTVENFRCLCTHEKGFGFKGSSFHRIIPQFMCQGGDFTNHNGTGGKSIYGRKFDDENFVLKHTAPGQLSMANSGPNTNGSQFFITTDKTDWLDGKHVVFGDLVEGMDVLRAMEAQGNKDGKPKQKVIISDCGEYV; translated from the exons ATGGCGGCTAACAAACGAGTGCTGTATGTTG GCGGCCTGGCAGAGGAGGTGGATGAGAAGGTGTTACACGCAGCTTTTATTCCGTTTGGAGACATCACAGACATCCAGATACCGCTAGATTATGAAACAG AAAAGCACAGAGGTTTTGCCTTTATCGAGTTTGAATTGGCAGAG GATGCTGCAGCAGCTATTGATAACATG AATGAGTCTGAGCTTTTTGGACGGACTATCCGGGTCAACACCGCCAAGCCCATGCGGATCAAAGAGGGGTCTTCTCGACCAG TGTGGTCGGACGATGACTGGCTGAAGAAGTTCTCAGGAAAGACCGCAGAGGAGGCTGAGGCCGAGGCAGCGGGTggagaaacaacaaaaatcacaacacaGGAG GAGGAGCCCCCAGCTAAAAAAGGCAGAGTTAATCCTCAGGTCTACATGGATATCAAGATTGGGAACAAGCCGGCGGGGAGACTCCGCTTCCTCCTTCGGGCTGACATTGTTCCTATGACAGTAG AAAATTTCCGCTGTTTGTGCACACATGAGAAGGGCTTTGGATTTAAGGGCAGCAGCTTTCATCGCATCATCCCTCAGTTTATGTGCCAAGGAGGTGATTTCACAAACCACAACGGCACCGGCGGCAAGTCCATCTACGGTCGGAAATTTGATGACGAAAACTTTGTTCTCAAACACACTGCACCag GGCAGCTCTCTATGGCCAACTCAGGGCCAAACACTAACGGCTCTCAGTTCTTCATCACCACTGACAAAACAGACTGGCTGGACGGCAAACATGTTGTGTTTGGAGACCTGGTGGAGGGGATGGATGTGCTCCGTGCAATGGAG gctCAGGGAAATAAAGACGGCAAGCCGAAGCAGAAAGTCATCATCTCTGATTGTGGAGAATATGTTTGA